From the genome of Methylomonas sp. UP202, one region includes:
- the topA gene encoding type I DNA topoisomerase, translated as MSKSLVIVESPAKCKTIEKYLGKDFQVLASYGHVRDLIPKEGAVDPENGFSMKYQVIDRNQRHLQEIGKALKNVDTLYLATDPDREGEAISWHVYEHLKEKKLLKDKEVLRVVFHEITKKAVTEAIAHPTELSNNLVNAQQARRALDYLVGFNLSPLLWKKIRRGLSAGRVQSPALRMIVERELEIEAFKTREYWSHTADASAQGQPFKAKLTHYCGEKLNQFSFTDEVAATAAKQSLLEQADGKLIVAKLEKKQRSKNPAPPFITSTLQQEAARKLGFTTKRTMMVAQQLYEGIDLGGETVGLISYMRTDSVNLADEAIADIRALIAEKYGAADVPKEPRQFKTKSKNAQEAHEAIRPTSVQRLPELVKNRLSAEQFKLYDLIWKRTVACQMIHATLNQVAVDLNCGSEQNVFRATGSTVTNPGFMKVYLEGVDDSKEAADDQDSLLPPMEEGRPVVLNDIAATQHFTEPPPRYSEASLVKALEEHGIGRPSTYATIISTLQNREYVTIENKRFYPTDVGRIVNKFLTEHFTKYVDYSFTANLEDDLDAVSRGEKDWIPLMNDFWRPFTQLINEKEESVQRKDVTQESIDEACPECGSPLSIRLGRNGRFIGCTNYPTCSYTRNIGEESSATTAEPEVAEGRDCPKCASPLVIKTGRYGKFLGCSAYPKCKHIEPLEKPQDTGVECPQCKRGNILKRKARSGKIFYSCSEYPKCDYALWDAPIKEACPECHWPILTLKTTKRRGTEKVCPQKECKYATPYEGDPDDVNGPA; from the coding sequence ATGAGCAAGAGTTTAGTCATCGTAGAGTCTCCGGCTAAATGTAAAACCATCGAAAAATACCTTGGAAAAGACTTCCAGGTGCTGGCTTCATACGGTCATGTTCGAGATTTGATTCCCAAGGAGGGCGCCGTCGATCCGGAAAACGGTTTCTCGATGAAGTATCAGGTCATCGATCGCAATCAGCGCCACTTGCAGGAAATCGGCAAAGCTCTGAAAAATGTCGATACTTTGTATCTGGCAACAGACCCTGATCGCGAGGGTGAAGCGATTTCCTGGCACGTCTACGAGCATTTGAAGGAAAAGAAGCTGCTCAAGGATAAGGAAGTTCTGCGGGTAGTCTTCCACGAAATTACCAAAAAAGCCGTTACCGAAGCGATCGCTCATCCGACGGAACTTTCCAATAATCTGGTCAACGCCCAGCAAGCGCGGCGGGCCTTGGATTATTTGGTCGGTTTCAACCTGTCGCCGCTATTGTGGAAAAAGATCCGGCGCGGTTTATCGGCCGGCCGCGTGCAAAGCCCTGCGTTGCGGATGATCGTCGAGCGCGAATTGGAAATCGAGGCGTTTAAAACTCGCGAATATTGGTCGCATACCGCCGACGCCAGCGCGCAAGGTCAGCCTTTCAAAGCCAAGTTGACGCACTACTGCGGCGAGAAACTCAATCAATTCAGTTTTACCGACGAAGTAGCCGCCACCGCAGCCAAGCAGTCACTGCTGGAACAGGCCGACGGCAAGTTGATCGTCGCCAAACTGGAAAAAAAGCAACGAAGCAAGAATCCGGCGCCGCCGTTCATAACCTCGACATTGCAACAGGAAGCGGCGCGTAAGTTGGGTTTCACGACTAAGCGAACGATGATGGTCGCGCAGCAACTCTACGAGGGCATCGATCTGGGGGGCGAGACCGTCGGTTTGATTTCCTATATGCGTACCGACTCGGTCAATCTGGCCGACGAAGCCATCGCCGACATTCGCGCCCTGATCGCCGAAAAATACGGTGCGGCGGACGTGCCCAAGGAACCTCGGCAGTTTAAAACCAAATCAAAAAACGCTCAGGAAGCCCACGAGGCGATTCGGCCGACCTCGGTACAGCGTTTGCCGGAACTGGTAAAAAACCGGCTTAGCGCGGAGCAATTCAAGCTCTATGATCTTATCTGGAAGCGAACCGTCGCCTGTCAGATGATCCACGCCACCTTGAATCAAGTGGCAGTCGATCTGAATTGCGGTAGCGAACAGAACGTGTTTCGTGCCACCGGTTCCACGGTGACCAATCCCGGCTTCATGAAGGTGTATTTGGAAGGCGTGGACGACAGCAAGGAAGCCGCCGACGATCAGGACAGTCTGTTGCCGCCGATGGAAGAAGGCCGCCCGGTGGTGTTGAACGACATCGCCGCGACGCAGCATTTTACCGAGCCGCCGCCGCGTTACAGCGAGGCGAGTCTGGTCAAGGCTCTGGAAGAACACGGCATCGGTCGTCCGTCCACTTACGCGACGATTATCTCGACCTTGCAAAATCGCGAATACGTGACGATAGAAAATAAGCGGTTTTATCCGACCGATGTCGGGCGCATCGTCAACAAGTTCCTGACCGAACATTTCACCAAATACGTCGATTACAGCTTTACCGCCAATCTGGAAGACGACTTGGATGCGGTGTCGCGCGGCGAGAAGGATTGGATTCCGTTGATGAACGACTTTTGGCGGCCGTTCACGCAATTGATTAACGAGAAAGAAGAGAGTGTGCAGCGCAAGGATGTGACCCAGGAAAGCATAGACGAGGCCTGCCCGGAATGCGGTAGCCCGCTGTCGATCCGTTTGGGGCGTAACGGTCGTTTCATCGGCTGTACCAATTACCCAACCTGTTCTTATACCCGAAATATCGGCGAGGAGAGCAGCGCGACAACTGCCGAGCCGGAGGTGGCCGAAGGTCGCGATTGTCCGAAGTGCGCGTCGCCGTTGGTTATCAAGACTGGGCGGTACGGCAAGTTTCTGGGGTGTAGTGCCTATCCCAAGTGCAAACACATCGAACCGCTGGAAAAGCCGCAGGACACCGGTGTTGAGTGTCCGCAGTGCAAGCGAGGCAATATCCTTAAGCGCAAGGCTCGCAGCGGCAAAATTTTCTATTCCTGCTCCGAGTATCCCAAGTGCGACTACGCGCTATGGGACGCGCCGATTAAGGAAGCCTGTCCGGAGTGTCATTGGCCGATTTTGACGTTGAAAACCACTAAGCGGCGCGGAA
- a CDS encoding DUF494 domain-containing protein: protein MKEDIFDVLIYLFENYLDGDSDNYPDTSVIASELLDAGFQQPDVNRAFDWLESLADIETISTIASPSFRIFGSQEMAVFDLECRDFLMYLEHTGILSPANREIAIDRAMALKEEEITLDKLKWIVLMVLLSQPGDSAAFSRMEDIVYDLIPTSLH from the coding sequence ATGAAAGAAGACATTTTTGATGTGCTCATCTATCTGTTCGAAAACTATCTCGACGGCGATAGCGATAACTATCCCGACACTTCGGTCATTGCCAGCGAACTGCTGGATGCCGGTTTTCAGCAGCCCGATGTCAATAGAGCCTTCGATTGGCTGGAGTCGCTGGCCGATATTGAAACCATCTCGACGATCGCTTCCCCGTCCTTTCGGATATTCGGCAGTCAGGAAATGGCTGTTTTCGATCTCGAATGCCGCGACTTTCTGATGTATCTGGAGCACACCGGTATCTTAAGTCCGGCGAATCGGGAGATTGCCATTGATCGGGCGATGGCGCTAAAGGAAGAAGAGATTACGTTGGACAAGTTGAAATGGATCGTGTTGATGGTGCTGCTGAGTCAGCCCGGTGACAGCGCCGCTTTCTCTAGAATGGAAGATATCGTTTACGATCTGATTCCGACTTCTTTGCATTGA